The following are from one region of the Thermodesulfobacteriota bacterium genome:
- a CDS encoding 2Fe-2S iron-sulfur cluster-binding protein, with protein sequence MEDIQLQIDGKEVRAKEGMTILEAALGAGISIPTLCHHEKLDPYGACRICTVEVEHRGRTNFVAACLYPVEKNLVVRTRSEKVDRIRKMILELLLAHAPASPDLQKLSEEYGAHRDRFEKEASFCILCGLCVRYCAEVKKKHAVSFVDRGVRREISFVPEIASKECWNCKECFPLCPTSYLQAAYFLIQGLAFPLPPVTERGQG encoded by the coding sequence ATGGAAGACATCCAATTGCAGATCGATGGAAAAGAGGTCCGGGCAAAAGAAGGGATGACCATCCTCGAAGCGGCCTTGGGAGCGGGGATCTCCATCCCCACCCTCTGTCATCACGAGAAATTGGACCCCTATGGGGCCTGCCGGATCTGCACCGTCGAGGTCGAGCATCGGGGAAGGACGAATTTCGTCGCTGCCTGCCTCTATCCGGTCGAGAAGAATTTGGTGGTCCGGACCCGCTCCGAAAAGGTGGACAGGATTCGGAAGATGATCCTGGAGCTCCTGCTCGCCCATGCCCCGGCCTCTCCAGACTTACAAAAGCTTTCGGAGGAATACGGGGCCCATCGAGATCGTTTCGAAAAGGAGGCCTCCTTCTGCATCCTCTGCGGTCTCTGCGTAAGGTATTGTGCAGAGGTGAAGAAGAAACATGCGGTCTCGTTTGTCGATCGGGGCGTGAGGCGGGAGATCAGCTTCGTTCCGGAGATCGCCTCGAAGGAGTGCTGGAACTGCAAGGAATGCTTTCCCCTCTGCCCAACCTCCTATCTTCAAGCCGCCTACTTTCTGATCCAGGGCCTTGCCTTTCCTCTGCCTCCGGTGACAGAAAGAGGGCAGGGGTGA
- a CDS encoding NADH-quinone oxidoreductase subunit NuoF, protein MERIDSPEALERLRQEILGRRDPSRPCVSICAGTGCLASGAGEVIAAFEAEIEKEGLKAEVTTKGTGCPGFCERGPVVVIYPEEICYLQVKKEDVPEIVSETIKGKRVIERLLYADPSTGERVVRESEIPFYKHQVRHLIGQNIKIDSKSIEDYLANGGYSALAKALFRMSPEEVLEEVKRANLRGRGGGGFPAGRKWEESRKAPNPIKYVIVNADEGDPGAFMDRALLEGNPHSILEGLIIGGYAIGAHEGFIYVRQEYPLAVENVLIAIEQAEAYGLLGKNILGSGFDFTVKVHRGAGAFVSGESSALMTALEGKVGEPRPKYIHTATKGLWDRPSVLNNVETWANVPLIINNGADWFTRIGSEGSKGTKIFSLVGKINNTGLVEVPMGITLREIIYQVGGGIPNGKRFKAVQTGGPSGGCIPESLLDLKVDFDELTRAGSMMGSGGMIVMDEDTCMVDIARYFVDFLSDESCGKCVPCREGLRQMLKILRDISQGRGKEGDIELLEEISETTQIASLCALGKSAPNPVLSTIRYFREEYEAHIREKRCPAYFCKELVSYYIDPEKCQACMACLRKCPSEAIDGGKKRIHVVIQEKCTKCGTCFEVCPDRFRAVRRISGEPLPPPIPEERRTLS, encoded by the coding sequence ATGGAGAGAATCGACTCACCCGAAGCATTAGAGAGGCTCAGGCAGGAGATCCTCGGCCGGCGAGATCCGAGCCGGCCCTGCGTCTCCATCTGTGCGGGGACGGGTTGCCTGGCCTCGGGGGCGGGCGAGGTGATCGCCGCCTTTGAAGCGGAGATCGAAAAGGAAGGGTTGAAGGCGGAGGTGACGACCAAGGGAACGGGATGTCCCGGGTTCTGCGAACGGGGTCCGGTGGTTGTCATCTATCCCGAGGAGATTTGCTATCTCCAGGTGAAGAAGGAGGACGTCCCCGAGATCGTCTCCGAGACGATCAAAGGAAAGAGGGTGATCGAGCGGCTCCTTTACGCCGATCCTTCGACAGGAGAGAGGGTGGTCCGGGAGTCGGAGATCCCCTTCTATAAACACCAGGTGCGGCACCTGATCGGCCAGAACATCAAGATCGATTCGAAGAGCATCGAGGACTATCTGGCCAACGGAGGATATTCCGCGCTGGCCAAGGCCCTCTTTCGAATGAGCCCTGAAGAGGTCCTGGAGGAGGTGAAGCGAGCAAACCTGAGGGGCAGGGGAGGTGGAGGCTTTCCCGCCGGAAGAAAGTGGGAAGAGTCGCGAAAGGCCCCGAACCCCATCAAGTATGTGATCGTCAATGCGGACGAAGGGGACCCCGGCGCCTTTATGGACCGCGCCCTGCTCGAGGGAAACCCCCATTCCATCCTCGAAGGATTGATCATCGGAGGCTATGCCATCGGCGCCCACGAGGGGTTCATCTACGTCCGCCAGGAATATCCCTTGGCCGTGGAGAACGTCCTCATCGCCATCGAACAGGCCGAGGCCTATGGTCTGCTCGGGAAGAATATCCTCGGCTCGGGATTCGATTTTACCGTGAAGGTCCACCGGGGGGCAGGGGCCTTCGTCTCTGGAGAGTCGAGCGCCCTGATGACGGCCCTCGAAGGGAAGGTCGGCGAGCCCAGACCCAAATATATCCATACCGCCACGAAAGGGCTCTGGGACCGGCCGAGCGTTTTGAATAACGTGGAGACCTGGGCCAACGTTCCCCTGATCATCAATAACGGGGCTGATTGGTTCACCCGGATCGGTTCCGAAGGAAGCAAGGGGACGAAGATCTTCTCCCTCGTCGGCAAAATCAACAATACGGGATTGGTGGAAGTGCCCATGGGCATCACCCTGAGGGAGATCATCTATCAGGTGGGCGGAGGCATTCCGAACGGCAAGCGATTCAAGGCGGTCCAGACCGGTGGTCCCTCCGGAGGGTGCATCCCCGAAAGCTTGCTCGATCTCAAGGTCGATTTCGACGAATTGACCCGGGCGGGATCGATGATGGGCTCCGGCGGGATGATCGTCATGGATGAAGATACCTGCATGGTCGATATTGCGAGGTATTTCGTCGACTTCCTGAGCGACGAATCCTGCGGCAAGTGCGTTCCCTGCCGGGAGGGCCTGAGGCAGATGCTGAAGATCCTTAGAGACATCAGCCAGGGAAGGGGAAAAGAGGGCGACATCGAGCTATTGGAGGAGATCTCCGAGACGACCCAGATCGCCTCCCTCTGCGCCCTGGGAAAGAGTGCCCCAAACCCGGTGCTCAGCACGATCCGATATTTCAGGGAGGAGTACGAGGCCCATATCCGGGAGAAGAGGTGCCCTGCCTATTTCTGCAAGGAACTGGTCTCCTATTATATCGACCCCGAGAAGTGCCAGGCCTGTATGGCCTGTCTCCGGAAATGTCCTTCCGAGGCCATCGACGGAGGGAAAAAACGGATCCATGTAGTTATCCAGGAAAAGTGCACCAAGTGCGGGACCTGCTTTGAAGTCTGTCCTGACCGCTTCAGGGCGGTGAGACGGATCTCGGGCGAACCCCTTCCGCCACCGATTCCGGAAGAGAGAAGAACCCTCTCATGA
- a CDS encoding NAD(P)H-dependent oxidoreductase subunit E, which produces MDQERIDRIIDRHQSDPNALIQILLEVQRENHWLPQEALKRISERLQVPMSRIQHIATFYKAFSLVPKGRHQIHICMGTACHVRGAPRLLDTIQDLIGIRPGETDTELKYSLETVNCLGCCALGPVVEIDGRHHGNMTPGQIEGVLKEYD; this is translated from the coding sequence ATGGATCAGGAGAGGATCGATCGGATCATCGATCGCCATCAGAGCGATCCCAATGCGCTGATTCAAATTTTGCTCGAGGTGCAGAGAGAGAACCACTGGCTCCCCCAGGAGGCCCTAAAACGGATCAGCGAGAGATTGCAGGTTCCGATGAGCCGGATCCAGCACATCGCCACCTTTTACAAGGCCTTCAGCCTCGTTCCGAAGGGTCGGCATCAAATCCATATCTGCATGGGAACGGCCTGCCATGTGCGGGGGGCTCCCCGGCTCCTCGACACGATTCAAGACCTGATCGGGATCAGGCCCGGGGAGACCGATACGGAGTTGAAATATAGCCTCGAGACCGTGAACTGCCTCGGATGCTGTGCGCTTGGACCTGTGGTGGAGATCGACGGAAGGCATCACGGCAATATGACGCCGGGCCAGATCGAAGGGGTGTTGAAAGAATATGATTAA
- a CDS encoding CoB--CoM heterodisulfide reductase iron-sulfur subunit A family protein, producing the protein MVLGGGVSGVQASLDLAEAGFKVYLVDKAPAIGGKMAQLDKTFPTNDCSIUILAPKLVEVGRHPNIEVLAYTEVERVEGEAGEFNVTLIKKPRYIEEEKCTGCGVCVEYCPIKVKDPYNQGLSLSKAIHIYFSQAIPLITYIDPQSCSFLNHEKCAICVGVCKNRAIDLYQKPERISLEVGAIVLAPGYEVFDPRVGNEYGYGKFENVVTSLDYERILCSTGPYEGVIRRPSDGRHPHRIAWIQCVGSRQVNPSKGNPYCSAVCCAYTQKQVIVTKDHDPKIECTVFHHDIRSFGKDFERFYQRAERLSGVRFIRSYVSIGKEIPETKNVTIRYATLEEGVKEEEFDLVVLSVGLNPPADARRLAEIFHIELTPEGFCKTNPGNPIETTRPGIFVSGAFQGPIDIPESIVTASGAEALTGQLLSYRRGGLAVEKRYPEERDVSGEPARVGVFVCHCGANIGRVVDVPSVVEYARGLKDVVYAQETLFACATDTTKKIAETIREKGLNRVVVAACTPRTHEPLFRETLREGGINPYFFEMANIREHCSWVHAKEKEMATQKAKDTVRMAVARARRLEPLKEFKLPIDKRALVVGGGVAGLTSALGLAHQGYEVFLVEKESQLGGVARRIPKTLEGFDVQTYLEDLIRKAYEHPSVHVLTEATVKNVGGYVGNFTTTVEVNGRIREIRHGISILATGAEEYRPNEYLYGKDERVLTQLELGERILKADETVIKAKSLVMIQCVGCRNEVRNYCSRVCCGHAVKHALMLKEIDPEKDIYILYRDMRTYGFAEEYYTKASERGVRFIRYEPEKGPEVVAVEEEGRPLLKVTVADPMLGQKLQIDADLLVLSAAVIPPPGNVELARLFKVSLNPDGFFQEAHVKLRPVDFAAEGVFLAGMAHAPKLLSETISQALAAAGRAATILSKDYVTASGAVCEVREDDCVSCGLCISVCRSGAVTFRETPQGKKAFVHSVLCEGDGLCTAKCPTGAIQLKHFTDEEIFAQIDAFIEGER; encoded by the coding sequence ATGGTCCTCGGCGGAGGCGTCAGCGGGGTTCAGGCCTCGCTCGACCTGGCGGAGGCGGGCTTTAAGGTCTATCTGGTGGACAAGGCTCCGGCCATCGGGGGCAAGATGGCCCAGTTGGATAAGACCTTTCCCACCAATGACTGCTCCATCTGAATCTTGGCGCCCAAACTGGTCGAGGTCGGCCGGCATCCCAATATCGAGGTTCTCGCCTATACCGAAGTGGAACGGGTGGAGGGCGAGGCAGGAGAGTTCAACGTCACCTTAATCAAAAAGCCGAGATACATCGAGGAGGAGAAGTGTACGGGCTGCGGGGTCTGTGTGGAATACTGCCCGATCAAGGTGAAAGACCCTTATAACCAGGGCCTCTCGCTGAGCAAGGCCATCCACATCTATTTCTCCCAGGCCATCCCGTTGATCACCTACATCGACCCGCAGAGCTGTTCCTTCCTCAACCACGAGAAGTGCGCCATCTGCGTGGGGGTCTGCAAGAACCGGGCGATCGATCTTTACCAGAAGCCCGAGCGGATCAGCCTGGAGGTAGGGGCGATCGTCCTGGCGCCGGGATACGAGGTCTTCGACCCCAGGGTGGGCAACGAATATGGCTACGGCAAGTTCGAGAACGTGGTCACGAGTCTGGACTATGAGCGGATCTTGTGCTCGACCGGTCCCTATGAGGGGGTCATCCGAAGGCCTTCCGATGGCAGGCACCCCCATCGAATCGCTTGGATCCAGTGTGTCGGTTCGAGACAGGTCAATCCATCAAAGGGAAACCCCTACTGCTCCGCCGTTTGCTGTGCTTATACCCAGAAACAGGTCATTGTGACCAAGGACCACGACCCCAAAATCGAATGCACCGTCTTTCATCACGATATTCGGTCCTTCGGGAAAGACTTCGAACGTTTCTACCAGAGGGCAGAGCGACTTTCTGGGGTGAGGTTCATCCGGAGTTATGTCTCGATCGGGAAGGAGATCCCTGAGACGAAGAACGTGACAATCCGCTATGCCACCCTCGAAGAGGGGGTCAAAGAGGAAGAGTTCGATCTCGTCGTCTTATCCGTGGGGTTGAACCCACCGGCCGATGCGAGGAGGCTTGCCGAGATATTCCATATCGAACTCACGCCGGAGGGATTCTGTAAGACCAATCCGGGCAATCCGATCGAGACCACCCGGCCGGGCATCTTCGTGAGCGGGGCCTTCCAGGGCCCCATCGACATCCCAGAATCGATCGTGACGGCAAGCGGCGCCGAAGCCCTCACGGGCCAGCTCCTCTCCTATCGCAGGGGCGGGCTCGCCGTGGAGAAACGGTATCCCGAGGAGAGGGATGTTTCCGGAGAACCGGCCAGGGTGGGAGTCTTCGTCTGTCACTGCGGGGCCAACATCGGAAGGGTGGTCGATGTCCCTTCGGTTGTGGAATATGCCCGCGGCTTGAAGGACGTGGTCTATGCCCAGGAGACCCTCTTCGCCTGCGCCACCGATACGACGAAGAAGATCGCGGAGACGATCCGAGAGAAAGGGTTGAATCGGGTGGTCGTAGCGGCCTGCACCCCCAGGACCCACGAACCCCTCTTCCGGGAGACCCTCCGTGAAGGGGGAATCAACCCCTACTTCTTCGAGATGGCCAATATCCGCGAACACTGCTCCTGGGTCCATGCGAAAGAGAAAGAGATGGCCACCCAGAAGGCCAAAGATACGGTGAGGATGGCCGTGGCCCGGGCCCGGAGACTGGAGCCGCTAAAAGAGTTCAAGTTGCCTATCGATAAGAGGGCGCTTGTCGTCGGAGGAGGCGTGGCTGGGTTGACGAGCGCCTTAGGCCTCGCCCACCAGGGATACGAGGTCTTTCTGGTCGAAAAGGAGTCGCAGCTGGGAGGAGTGGCCAGAAGGATCCCGAAGACGCTCGAGGGCTTCGATGTCCAGACCTACCTTGAAGATCTGATCCGGAAGGCCTATGAGCACCCTTCCGTTCATGTCCTGACCGAGGCCACGGTCAAGAACGTCGGGGGTTATGTGGGCAACTTCACGACCACGGTCGAGGTGAACGGGAGGATTCGGGAGATTCGTCACGGCATTTCGATCCTTGCTACGGGAGCCGAAGAGTACCGGCCCAACGAATATCTTTACGGGAAGGATGAGAGGGTGCTGACCCAGCTCGAATTGGGCGAGAGGATCCTGAAAGCCGATGAGACGGTCATCAAGGCGAAAAGCCTCGTCATGATCCAGTGTGTGGGTTGCCGGAACGAGGTGAGAAATTATTGCAGCCGGGTATGCTGCGGTCATGCGGTCAAGCATGCCCTGATGCTCAAAGAGATCGATCCCGAAAAGGACATCTACATCCTCTACCGGGATATGAGGACCTATGGGTTTGCAGAGGAGTATTATACGAAGGCGTCGGAGAGAGGGGTGAGGTTCATCCGGTACGAGCCGGAGAAGGGACCCGAAGTGGTGGCGGTCGAGGAGGAGGGGCGACCCCTCCTCAAGGTGACCGTGGCCGATCCCATGCTCGGCCAGAAGCTCCAGATCGATGCCGACCTGCTCGTCCTGTCGGCTGCCGTGATCCCTCCGCCAGGGAATGTCGAGCTCGCCCGGCTCTTCAAGGTGTCGTTGAATCCCGACGGCTTCTTTCAGGAGGCCCACGTGAAGCTGAGGCCGGTCGATTTTGCCGCGGAGGGCGTCTTTTTGGCCGGCATGGCTCACGCTCCTAAGCTCCTTTCCGAGACGATCAGTCAGGCCCTGGCCGCAGCGGGCCGCGCCGCTACGATCCTCTCGAAGGATTATGTGACCGCCTCCGGAGCCGTTTGCGAGGTTCGGGAGGATGACTGCGTCTCCTGCGGGCTCTGTATCTCCGTCTGCCGATCGGGTGCGGTCACCTTCCGGGAGACTCCGCAGGGGAAGAAGGCCTTTGTCCATTCGGTGCTCTGCGAGGGCGATGGCCTCTGCACCGCGAAGTGTCCCACGGGCGCCATTCAGCTGAAGCACTTTACCGACGAGGAGATTTTTGCCCAGATCGACGCCTTCATCGAGGGGGAGAGATGA
- a CDS encoding (4Fe-4S)-binding protein, translating into MDTQGKKTRIVKEIKVDTKKCAGCRACEMACSAFHAVPKYSSVNPARSRIMVIMDEERDIFVPIRAGDYAQAECNGRNVYVIDGKEYDECTFCPAICPSRDAFKDPDSGLPLKCDMCEDVPPVKVPMCVEACTFGALTYEEREEVVEEEPKKLGEMELGLKMLIQKYGLERVMETLARVSKD; encoded by the coding sequence GTGGACACCCAAGGGAAGAAGACGAGGATCGTCAAGGAGATCAAGGTCGATACGAAGAAGTGCGCGGGCTGTCGGGCCTGTGAGATGGCCTGTTCGGCCTTCCACGCGGTCCCGAAATACAGCTCCGTCAACCCCGCCCGTTCCCGGATCATGGTCATCATGGACGAGGAGAGGGATATCTTCGTTCCGATACGGGCCGGGGATTATGCCCAGGCGGAATGTAACGGCAGGAATGTCTACGTCATCGACGGGAAGGAGTACGACGAATGCACCTTCTGCCCCGCCATCTGTCCCTCGAGGGATGCCTTTAAAGATCCGGACTCGGGGTTGCCCCTCAAATGCGATATGTGTGAGGATGTCCCGCCGGTGAAAGTACCCATGTGCGTGGAGGCCTGCACCTTTGGGGCCCTCACCTACGAGGAGAGGGAAGAGGTGGTGGAGGAAGAGCCGAAGAAGCTTGGCGAGATGGAGCTCGGGCTGAAGATGTTGATCCAAAAATACGGACTGGAGAGGGTCATGGAGACCCTCGCCCGGGTTTCGAAGGATTGA